Proteins found in one Quercus robur chromosome 2, dhQueRobu3.1, whole genome shotgun sequence genomic segment:
- the LOC126706191 gene encoding zinc finger BED domain-containing protein RICESLEEPER 3-like: protein MEGETSGAHNEKPNDKTESPTIGNTNALPPKHPKKKKSEVWDHFSMMGDCDPNNPRAACNYCGKNYGCRGKRDGTSNLWNHLYNQRPTSPYKVVDKKQKTLCFLKKEEGQSTLKAVGFSEKIARNALAKMIIVDELPFRHVEKEGFKFFVEVLEPRFTIPCRTLLLVIV, encoded by the coding sequence aTGGAGGGTGAAACATCTGGTGCCCACAATGAAAAACCCAATGACAAAACTGAGTCTCCAACCATAGGTAATACCAATGCACTTCCTCCTAAGcatcctaaaaagaaaaaatctgaAGTTTGGGATCACTTTTCAATGATGGGTGATTGTGATCCTAATAACCCTAGAGCAGCATGTAATTACTGTGGTAAAAACTATGGATGTCGTGGGAAAAGGGATGGGACTAGTAATTTATGGAATCATCTTTATAATCAACGCCCCACATCCCCTTATAAGGTCgtagacaaaaaacaaaagacactttgttttcttaaaaaagaagaagggcaATCTACTCTTAAAGCAGTGGGGTTTAGTGAAAAAATTGCTAGGAATGCCCTAGCAAAGATGATAATTGTTGATGAGTTACCTTTTAGGCATGTAGAGAAGGAAGGCTTTAAGTTTTTTGTTGAGGTTTTGGAACCTAGGTTCACTATCCCTTGTCGCACCCTGTTGCTCGTGATTGTATGA
- the LOC126706196 gene encoding zinc finger BED domain-containing protein RICESLEEPER 2-like, with translation MCLTAHWIDNDWNLHKRILNFCIVPNHKGVTIGKHIEKCLQEWGIDRIFTITLDNASSNDIAIQYLKRKTKDWKTTILDNEFLHMRCCAHIVNLIVCEGLKDQNKSVVKIRNAVRYVRSSPSRLQTFKNCVEREKIPSKSLVCLDLPTRWNSTYMMLEAAVKFQNAFERLQEEDSQFDSYFNDDDNDENEVGVEDDNGRGKGRGRKNIGPPNVLDWGKARIFVQFLKLFYKVTLRFSGSLYVTSNAFFHELVLVQSKLLTLSRSEDNMLKNMATSMRKKYDKYWKNIKNINFLLYVAVVLDPRYKLRYIMFSFKQVYEKSKAEELTAMVEAKLKKLYEHYLQKDTSANIAKPSVSQSFEEMDVDDEEEDDSKSFAFQYKKHLEEAESLENKSEVDRFLTENCEGLGNAEFDILAWWKLNSYKSWLFQSP, from the coding sequence ATGTGTCTTACTGCTCATTGGATTGATAATGATTGGAACTTGCATAAAAGaatcttaaatttttgtattgttccTAATCACAAGGGTGTCACAATTGGCAAGCATATTGAGAAGTGCTTGCAAGAGTGGGGGATAGATAGGATATTTACAATCACACTTGATAATGCAAGTTCAAATGATATTGCCATACAATatctgaaaagaaaaactaaggaTTGGAAGACCACCATTTTGGATAATGAGTTTTTGCATATGAGGTGTTGTGCACATATTGTTAATCTTATTGTGTGTGAGGGCTTAAAAGATCAAAATAAATCAGTTGTTAAGATTAGAAATGCAGTGAGATATGTTAGGTCTTCTCCATCTAGGCTTCAAACTTTTAAGAATTGTGTAGAGCGTGAAAAAATTCCTAGTAAAAGTCTAGTATGCCTAGATCTTCCAACTAGGTGGAATTCGACCTATATGATGTTGGAGGCAGCTGTAAAGTTCCAAAATGCTTTTGAGCGGCTACAAGAGGAAGACTCACAATTTGACTCATATTtcaatgatgatgataatgatgagaaTGAGGTTGGGGTTGAGGATGATAATGGGAGAGGAAAAGGGAGGGGCAGAAAGAATATTGGGCCTCCTAATGTGCTTGATTGGGGAAAGGCTAGAATCTTTGTGcaatttctaaaacttttttataagGTGACTTTGCGATTTTCAGGCTCTTTATATGTCACATCTAATGCATTTTTCCATGAACTTGTGTTAGTGCAATCTAAATTGTTGACTTTAAGTAGAAGTGAGGATAATATGTTAAAGAATATGGCTACTAGCATGAGAAAGAAATATGACAAATATTGgaagaatattaaaaatatcaattttttgttgtatGTTGCTGTTGTGCTAGACCCTCGTTATAAATTGAGATATATCATGTTTTCCTTTAAACAAGTTTATGAGAAATCCAAGGCAGAAGAACTAACAGCAATGGTGgaggcaaaattaaaaaaattatatgagcACTATCTTCAAAAGGATACTAGTGCTAATATTGCAAAACCTAGTGTAAGTCAATCTTTTGAAGAGATGGATGTTGATGATGAGGAGGAAGATGATAGCAAGTCATTTGCCTTTCAATATAAGAAACACTTGGAGGAGGCAGAAAGTTTGGAGAATAAATCTGAAGTGGATAGGTTTTTGACAGAAAATTGTGAGGGTCTAGGCAATGCtgaatttgatattttggcATGGTGGAAGCTTAATAGCTACAAGTCTTGGCTGTTCCAGTCTCCATAG